A single genomic interval of Polynucleobacter necessarius harbors:
- a CDS encoding translational machinery protein, which produces MVDHKDAHVMFLSEEASEAEVIRSKTTHSHLHHKGGEVGSGKAALDSKYLHSVINTVNESKEILILGPGSVKLELINDAHHHDAKIAEKIVGVETVEHPTDKEILVYARKFFYKVDQML; this is translated from the coding sequence TTGGTCGATCATAAAGACGCTCATGTCATGTTTTTGAGCGAAGAGGCTAGCGAGGCTGAAGTGATTCGCAGTAAAACCACTCACTCTCACTTGCACCACAAGGGCGGGGAAGTTGGAAGTGGTAAGGCGGCCCTAGATTCCAAATATTTGCATTCAGTTATTAATACTGTAAATGAATCCAAAGAAATTTTAATTCTTGGCCCGGGCTCTGTAAAATTAGAGCTGATTAACGACGCGCATCATCATGACGCGAAGATTGCTGAAAAGATTGTTGGCGTAGAGACTGTTGAGCATCCTACTGATAAAGAAATTCTTGTTTATGCGCGTAAGTTTTTCTATAAAGTAGATCAAATGCTCTAA
- the truB gene encoding tRNA pseudouridine(55) synthase TruB, with amino-acid sequence MVIRIDGVVLLDKPAGMSSQGAVTAVKRAFNADKAGHAGTLNSMATGLLPICLGEATKYSQDLLEADKTYIARVKFGSRTDTGDAEGLIIEELPLPVFADEATIKTALDALLPQFTGAISQVPPMYSALKRDGKPLYEYARAGVELERAPRDITIHSIRWTEIHWPEATLEVSCSNGTYILVLAEDIGNALGCGAHLVGLRRTEVGHLNLEQSFTIESIQSGLQNSADYISPVDALLQTLPHLTVDEQQAKRLEMGQRVPLNLPSIALLLLPITLLTLLIGVLEFCIQSA; translated from the coding sequence ATGGTCATCAGAATCGACGGCGTAGTGCTGCTAGATAAACCCGCTGGAATGAGTTCGCAGGGTGCGGTAACCGCTGTTAAGCGCGCCTTCAATGCGGATAAAGCGGGTCATGCTGGCACCTTGAATTCTATGGCTACGGGCTTATTACCAATCTGCTTGGGTGAGGCCACTAAATATTCACAGGATTTGCTTGAGGCTGATAAGACTTATATCGCGCGTGTGAAGTTTGGTTCGCGCACCGATACTGGTGATGCAGAAGGTCTCATTATTGAAGAGCTGCCTTTGCCTGTATTTGCAGACGAAGCGACAATTAAAACCGCATTAGATGCATTGCTTCCTCAATTTACTGGGGCGATTTCTCAGGTGCCGCCAATGTATTCAGCGCTCAAGCGCGATGGCAAACCTTTATACGAGTATGCTCGCGCCGGTGTTGAATTAGAGCGTGCCCCACGCGACATCACTATCCACTCCATTCGCTGGACAGAGATCCATTGGCCAGAAGCTACTTTAGAAGTGAGCTGTAGTAATGGTACCTATATTCTTGTACTTGCCGAAGATATTGGTAACGCACTGGGCTGTGGTGCTCATTTAGTTGGTTTACGCCGTACTGAAGTAGGGCATCTTAATCTTGAACAATCTTTTACGATTGAGTCTATTCAGAGTGGTCTGCAAAATAGCGCTGACTATATCTCGCCGGTGGACGCGCTCCTGCAAACCTTGCCACACTTAACCGTGGATGAGCAACAAGCTAAGCGTCTTGAGATGGGGCAACGTGTTCCACTCAATCTGCCATCTATCGCGCTACTGCTGCTACCCATAACTTTATTGACACTGCTGATTGGCGTTCTGGAGTTTTGCATCCAAAGCGCTTAA
- a CDS encoding HD domain-containing phosphohydrolase — MGKAEDDSNKTVAVIGGTGSALAYIKNISVSWSEQNVTGLVPGGTCIRTAKPNVIKDSEVDEGFLPWMVRAREYGIRSAVGCPIPSVDGGHSYGCLLVDSKVPNAFGDSEVQLFESLAQEIGFGLRPIERQHKLDDQIHEKQLTQERLDDALRATIEAMAKTMEWRDPYTAGHQKKVASIATAIAKKMGMSDETVQALYMAAMVHDIGKVAVPSDILTKPTRLTDLEIKLVQGHVESGYQILKDVPFPWPIADIVRQHHERLDGSGYPFGLKGDEISLAARILAVADTIEAMATHRPYPPAKGLVAAMSQVHAEAGISLDAKVVDAAFALMDGDNALQSTIDIA; from the coding sequence GTGGGAAAAGCTGAAGACGATTCAAATAAGACGGTTGCTGTTATTGGTGGGACTGGGTCGGCGCTTGCGTATATTAAAAATATTTCTGTCAGTTGGTCTGAGCAAAATGTTACCGGCCTGGTGCCTGGTGGCACTTGCATACGTACGGCCAAGCCGAATGTCATTAAAGATTCGGAGGTTGACGAGGGATTTTTGCCTTGGATGGTAAGGGCTCGCGAATATGGAATTCGTTCTGCTGTGGGTTGCCCCATTCCAAGTGTTGATGGCGGTCATTCCTATGGTTGTCTATTGGTTGATTCCAAAGTTCCAAATGCATTTGGTGATTCTGAGGTTCAACTCTTCGAAAGCCTGGCGCAAGAAATTGGGTTTGGCCTAAGACCTATAGAGCGTCAACATAAATTGGATGATCAGATACATGAAAAGCAATTAACCCAAGAGCGCTTGGACGACGCATTACGTGCAACTATCGAAGCTATGGCAAAAACAATGGAATGGCGTGATCCCTATACCGCGGGCCATCAAAAAAAAGTTGCTTCTATTGCAACGGCTATCGCTAAAAAAATGGGGATGAGTGATGAGACGGTTCAGGCGCTATATATGGCTGCAATGGTTCATGACATCGGAAAGGTGGCTGTACCGTCAGACATTTTAACCAAGCCAACACGCCTGACGGATCTTGAAATCAAGCTAGTACAAGGGCATGTTGAGTCGGGTTACCAAATACTTAAAGATGTGCCATTTCCTTGGCCAATTGCTGACATCGTTCGTCAACATCATGAACGCTTAGATGGGAGTGGTTACCCGTTTGGCTTAAAGGGTGATGAGATTTCTCTTGCAGCGAGAATCTTAGCTGTGGCCGATACCATTGAAGCAATGGCCACGCACCGCCCTTATCCTCCTGCAAAAGGTCTTGTAGCTGCCATGAGTCAGGTTCACGCGGAGGCTGGCATCTCATTGGATGCTAAAGTTGTTGATGCTGCATTTGCGCTTATGGATGGCGACAATGCTCTTCAGTCCACTATTGACATTGCATAA
- the dusA gene encoding tRNA dihydrouridine(20/20a) synthase DusA, protein MTNRQKKRLAVAPMMEWTDRHCRSFHRTLTKEAVLYTEMVTTGALLHGDVPRHLDYSQDQHLVVLQLGGSEPSDLAKSAELAQQWGYDEIDLNCGCPSERVQRGAFGACLMAEPNLVAECVRSMKSAVNIPISVKHRLGLDSMDALSSKEDYQFALNFILAVVDAGASQVTIHARNAVLKGLSQKENRSKPPLHYEVAAQLRLDAQKQFPDLTVLLNGGLETNEQIAGHWNDFDGFMVGRAAYHFPALLLGWDDMINTDGDAAGYLFSETEWHRIQIALVKQVHAWFDECQAKGKPFYIGAFTRHILGLAHGRAGSRYWRQRLSDHHALAKVQSKAAITDFFIDASLCLGDWAAFELEGA, encoded by the coding sequence ATGACTAATAGACAAAAGAAACGTCTAGCTGTTGCCCCCATGATGGAGTGGACCGATCGCCATTGCCGCTCTTTTCATCGCACGCTCACCAAAGAAGCTGTTCTCTACACTGAGATGGTGACTACTGGCGCTCTATTGCACGGTGATGTCCCGCGCCATTTGGATTATTCGCAAGACCAGCATCTGGTTGTACTTCAGCTAGGTGGTTCTGAGCCTTCTGATTTAGCAAAATCTGCCGAACTAGCGCAACAGTGGGGCTATGATGAGATTGATCTCAATTGTGGCTGTCCATCAGAGCGCGTTCAACGCGGCGCCTTTGGCGCTTGTTTGATGGCTGAGCCTAACTTAGTCGCTGAGTGCGTGCGCTCGATGAAAAGTGCTGTGAATATTCCGATCTCAGTAAAGCATCGTTTGGGTCTAGACTCAATGGATGCATTAAGTTCAAAAGAGGACTATCAATTTGCCCTTAACTTCATTCTTGCCGTGGTGGATGCTGGCGCAAGTCAGGTAACGATTCATGCGCGTAATGCAGTACTTAAAGGTTTATCTCAAAAAGAAAATCGCAGCAAACCACCATTGCACTATGAGGTGGCTGCGCAACTTCGTTTAGATGCGCAAAAACAATTTCCTGATTTAACAGTGCTACTCAATGGCGGACTAGAAACCAATGAGCAAATCGCGGGTCATTGGAATGACTTTGATGGTTTTATGGTGGGCAGGGCGGCTTATCATTTCCCGGCTTTGCTATTGGGTTGGGATGACATGATTAATACGGATGGTGATGCTGCTGGATACCTCTTCAGTGAAACCGAGTGGCATCGCATTCAAATCGCATTGGTGAAGCAAGTGCACGCTTGGTTTGATGAATGCCAAGCCAAGGGCAAACCTTTTTATATTGGCGCCTTCACAAGGCACATTTTAGGTTTAGCTCACGGTAGGGCGGGGTCGCGTTATTGGCGGCAGCGTCTGTCGGACCACCATGCCTTAGCTAAAGTTCAGAGCAAAGCGGCAATCACCGACTTTTTCATTGATGCGAGCTTATGCCTTGGGGATTGGGCTGCTTTTGAGCTTGAGGGTGCTTAA
- the rbfA gene encoding 30S ribosome-binding factor RbfA yields the protein MHKTSPHRNQRLADQIQRDLAELIPRELRSPSLGLITLQSIELTPDLAHAKVFFTVLGAEPEHTLKALQEKAGYLHSLLFKRLHIHTVPTLHFHYDSSVEHGIEMSRLIDQAVESDHKDETR from the coding sequence ATGCATAAAACTAGCCCGCATCGCAACCAGCGTCTCGCCGATCAAATTCAGCGAGACCTGGCCGAACTGATTCCTCGTGAATTGCGTAGCCCCAGTTTGGGCTTGATTACTCTGCAAAGTATCGAGCTCACTCCCGATCTCGCGCATGCAAAAGTGTTTTTTACTGTTTTGGGCGCGGAGCCTGAGCATACATTAAAGGCGCTTCAGGAAAAAGCAGGCTACTTACATTCACTATTGTTTAAGCGTTTGCACATTCATACTGTGCCCACATTGCATTTTCACTATGACAGCTCGGTTGAGCATGGCATAGAAATGTCTCGATTGATCGATCAGGCCGTAGAGAGCGATCATAAAGACGAGACAAGGTAA
- a CDS encoding GGDEF domain-containing protein: MRITGALSRSETFSRARIEIERGLRSGHPISFLMLDIDHFKNVNDQYGYPCGDSVLANLVKHCREQLRIIDILGRVGGEEFLVVLPESSQEDCYEVTERLRRWVASNPTLSDHGSEIFITISIGMSTYDPRYFGENNPVTIFKAFYKTADQAMYKARMAGRNRVEVWSGNV, from the coding sequence ATTCGGATAACTGGGGCCCTGAGTCGTTCGGAAACTTTTTCCAGGGCAAGAATAGAGATTGAGAGAGGTTTGCGTAGTGGTCATCCAATCTCATTTTTAATGCTGGATATCGACCATTTTAAAAATGTAAATGATCAGTACGGATATCCTTGTGGCGATTCTGTTCTGGCGAATCTTGTAAAACATTGTCGAGAACAATTGCGCATTATTGATATTCTGGGTAGGGTGGGTGGTGAAGAGTTTTTAGTTGTTTTGCCAGAAAGTTCCCAAGAGGATTGTTATGAGGTGACAGAGCGATTACGTCGGTGGGTTGCAAGCAACCCCACCCTTTCAGATCATGGTTCAGAGATTTTTATAACCATTAGTATTGGGATGTCAACCTATGATCCTCGATATTTTGGCGAGAATAATCCCGTGACCATTTTTAAAGCTTTTTATAAAACGGCGGATCAGGCAATGTATAAGGCTAGAATGGCCGGTAGAAACAGGGTAGAAGTATGGAGTGGTAATGTATAA
- a CDS encoding ArsR/SmtB family transcription factor, which produces MKNTDAVQAFLALGQESRLNVFRLIVQKGDVGLTPGQIIEKLGIPNATLSFHLKELVNANLLLVERQSRNLIYRPNANLVQSLSGFLLENCCGGKDCTTVKVTKRSKSL; this is translated from the coding sequence ATGAAAAATACAGATGCGGTACAGGCTTTTTTAGCGCTAGGGCAAGAGTCCAGGCTCAATGTCTTTCGCTTGATTGTGCAGAAGGGTGATGTTGGCCTTACGCCTGGTCAAATTATTGAAAAATTAGGTATCCCTAATGCAACCTTGAGTTTCCATCTAAAAGAGTTGGTGAACGCCAATCTCTTATTGGTTGAGAGGCAGAGTCGAAATTTAATTTATCGACCCAATGCTAATTTGGTACAAAGTCTGAGTGGATTTTTATTAGAAAACTGCTGTGGTGGAAAGGATTGCACCACGGTGAAAGTCACCAAGCGGTCTAAATCACTATGA
- a CDS encoding arsenate reductase ArsC produces the protein MKQYNILFLCTHNSARSVLGEALASTHPSGRFVGCSAGSTPGTRVNPFAEEIAKDLGYPESKLRSKSWDEFSVPSAPKMDFIVTVCDNAAGETCPFWPGSPATAHWGFPDPSQVQGSDDEKRRAFNEVMIGLKKRLDILANMPLEKLASISLEQIHTQT, from the coding sequence ATGAAGCAGTACAACATTCTTTTTCTGTGTACCCACAATTCGGCTAGATCAGTATTGGGCGAGGCGCTAGCCTCAACCCATCCTAGTGGTCGATTCGTGGGGTGCTCCGCTGGATCTACTCCCGGCACGCGGGTAAATCCTTTTGCCGAAGAGATTGCAAAAGACTTGGGTTACCCTGAATCAAAACTCAGAAGCAAAAGCTGGGATGAGTTTAGTGTGCCTTCTGCGCCAAAGATGGATTTTATTGTGACGGTCTGTGATAACGCTGCTGGCGAGACTTGTCCTTTTTGGCCAGGCAGTCCAGCGACAGCGCATTGGGGCTTTCCGGATCCCTCCCAAGTTCAGGGTTCAGATGATGAAAAGAGAAGGGCGTTCAACGAGGTCATGATTGGCCTCAAAAAGCGACTCGATATCCTTGCAAATATGCCCTTGGAAAAGCTGGCCTCCATCTCACTGGAACAAATACATACGCAGACCTAA
- the typA gene encoding translational GTPase TypA, giving the protein MTKRALRNIAIIAHVDHGKTTLVDQLLRQSGTFRSNEKVTERVMDSNDLEKERGITIFSKNCAVEYDGTHINIVDTPGHADFGGEVERVLSMVDGVLLLVDAVEGPMPQTRFVTKKALALGLKPIVVINKVDRPGARTDYVINATFELFDKLGASEEQLDFPVVYASGLNGYAGMTDDVREGDMRLLFDTVLKHVPVRDDNPAGPLQLQITSIEYSAYVGKIGVGRVNRGTVKPGMDVVFMDGPEGVQRKGRINQVLQFRSLERELVDEAQAGDIVLVNGIEDLAIGTTICAPDTPEALPMLKIDEPTLTMNFMVNTSPLAGREGKFVTSRQIRERLDRELKSNMALRVKDTDDDTVFEVSGRGELHLTILVETMRREGYELAVSRPRVVFHEENGVKMEPYENLTVDVEDTTQGAVMEDLGKRKGELLDMVSDGKGRTRLEYRIPARGLIGFQGDFMTMTRGNGLMSHTFDSYAPAKDGILGERHNGVLISQDDGEAVAYALWKLQDRGRMFVSPGDPLYEGMVIGIHSRDNDLVVNPIKGKQLTNVRASGTDEAVRLVTPIAMNLEYAVEFIDDDELVEVTPKSIRIRKRYLKEHERKKASRE; this is encoded by the coding sequence ATGACTAAACGCGCACTTCGTAACATCGCCATCATCGCCCACGTTGACCACGGTAAAACTACCTTGGTTGACCAACTCTTGCGCCAATCTGGCACATTCCGTTCCAATGAAAAAGTGACCGAACGCGTCATGGACTCAAACGATTTGGAAAAAGAGCGTGGTATTACTATTTTTTCCAAGAACTGTGCGGTGGAGTATGACGGCACACACATCAATATTGTTGATACCCCAGGACACGCGGACTTCGGTGGTGAGGTGGAGCGTGTTCTCTCGATGGTTGACGGCGTCTTGCTTCTCGTTGATGCAGTTGAAGGACCAATGCCACAAACTCGCTTCGTAACCAAGAAAGCTTTGGCTTTAGGCTTGAAGCCAATTGTGGTGATTAATAAAGTGGATCGCCCAGGTGCTCGCACAGATTATGTAATCAATGCCACTTTTGAATTGTTTGACAAATTAGGCGCTAGCGAAGAGCAATTAGACTTCCCAGTCGTTTATGCATCCGGTCTAAATGGTTATGCTGGCATGACTGATGATGTTCGTGAAGGTGATATGCGCCTGTTGTTCGATACCGTGTTAAAGCATGTACCAGTGCGTGATGACAATCCAGCAGGTCCATTGCAGTTGCAAATTACTTCTATTGAATACAGCGCCTACGTTGGTAAGATCGGTGTGGGCCGTGTAAATCGTGGCACAGTGAAACCAGGCATGGACGTAGTATTCATGGATGGTCCTGAGGGTGTGCAACGCAAAGGCCGTATTAATCAAGTATTGCAATTCCGCAGTTTAGAACGTGAATTGGTAGATGAGGCGCAGGCTGGCGATATCGTATTGGTAAACGGTATTGAAGATTTGGCGATCGGAACAACGATCTGCGCGCCAGACACCCCTGAAGCATTGCCTATGCTGAAGATTGATGAGCCTACATTGACCATGAACTTCATGGTGAATACGAGTCCATTGGCTGGCCGTGAAGGCAAGTTTGTTACTAGTCGCCAGATTCGCGAACGCTTGGATCGTGAATTGAAATCGAATATGGCTTTGCGCGTGAAGGACACTGATGATGACACCGTATTTGAAGTGTCAGGCCGCGGCGAATTGCATCTCACCATCTTGGTGGAAACCATGCGTCGTGAAGGTTACGAATTAGCTGTATCCCGTCCACGCGTGGTTTTCCATGAGGAAAATGGCGTGAAGATGGAGCCGTATGAGAACTTAACGGTTGACGTAGAAGACACTACTCAAGGCGCCGTAATGGAAGACTTGGGCAAGCGTAAAGGTGAATTGCTCGATATGGTTAGCGATGGTAAAGGCCGTACACGTCTTGAGTACCGCATTCCGGCACGTGGTTTGATTGGCTTCCAAGGCGATTTCATGACCATGACTCGTGGTAACGGTTTAATGAGTCATACATTTGATTCTTATGCGCCCGCTAAAGACGGCATCTTGGGTGAGCGTCATAATGGCGTGTTGATCAGCCAAGACGATGGCGAAGCAGTTGCTTACGCATTGTGGAAGTTACAAGACCGCGGTCGTATGTTCGTAAGCCCTGGAGATCCTTTGTACGAAGGTATGGTGATCGGTATTCATAGTCGCGATAACGATTTGGTTGTGAACCCAATTAAAGGTAAACAATTAACAAACGTTCGTGCTTCTGGTACTGACGAAGCGGTTCGCCTGGTTACTCCGATCGCCATGAACTTGGAATACGCAGTTGAATTCATTGATGATGATGAATTGGTTGAAGTAACACCGAAGAGTATCCGTATTCGTAAGCGCTACCTCAAGGAGCATGAGCGTAAAAAAGCCTCACGCGAGTAA
- a CDS encoding tripartite tricarboxylate transporter substrate-binding protein, with translation MSKSIFRIAAISICAIGVNISAAKAADFPGDRPITLVVPFSAGGPTDKVARELALAMGKQLKGQVIVDNSPGAGGTIAAKRVINSKNDGYTLLIHHIGMSTAPALYKNLGFDPMNDYEYVGQVADVPMILVGNKDLPPKNFQELLPYIKANVGKIAYANAGVGSASHLCGLLFMSRIQLDLTTVPYKGTAPALTDLIGGQVQLMCDQTTNLSGQLATNVVKPYGSTTMQRIKAFDKIPTLNEQGLKNFEVKVWHGVYAPKGTPKAEMDKLAKALQGAIQNPLYKQHMAELGVEIPSQANASPEGLKKHLKAQIELWTPIIKAAGIYAD, from the coding sequence ATGTCCAAATCAATTTTCCGCATTGCAGCAATTTCCATTTGCGCAATAGGCGTTAATATTTCCGCTGCTAAGGCAGCTGATTTTCCGGGCGATCGCCCAATCACTTTGGTAGTACCTTTTTCTGCTGGTGGCCCAACCGATAAAGTAGCGCGTGAACTTGCCCTTGCTATGGGTAAGCAGCTTAAAGGCCAGGTCATTGTGGACAACAGTCCTGGTGCTGGCGGCACGATTGCCGCTAAGCGAGTCATCAACTCCAAGAATGATGGCTATACCTTGCTAATTCATCATATTGGTATGTCAACAGCCCCGGCTTTGTATAAGAATTTGGGCTTTGATCCAATGAATGATTATGAGTATGTTGGTCAGGTCGCTGACGTGCCGATGATTCTGGTTGGCAATAAAGATTTGCCACCTAAAAATTTCCAAGAACTTCTGCCATATATAAAGGCTAATGTCGGCAAGATTGCTTATGCCAATGCGGGTGTTGGTTCCGCTAGCCACTTATGTGGTTTGCTCTTTATGAGCCGTATTCAATTGGATTTGACGACCGTTCCCTATAAAGGTACCGCGCCTGCATTGACCGATTTGATTGGCGGTCAGGTGCAATTGATGTGTGATCAGACTACTAATCTCTCGGGTCAGTTGGCGACAAACGTAGTCAAACCTTATGGCTCAACAACCATGCAGCGCATTAAGGCTTTTGACAAGATTCCCACCTTGAATGAGCAGGGCTTGAAGAACTTTGAAGTGAAAGTTTGGCACGGTGTTTATGCGCCAAAAGGTACGCCTAAAGCGGAGATGGATAAGTTGGCTAAGGCATTGCAGGGCGCTATTCAGAATCCGCTCTACAAACAGCATATGGCTGAGTTAGGTGTCGAGATTCCATCGCAAGCAAATGCATCTCCAGAAGGGCTGAAGAAGCACCTGAAGGCGCAGATTGAGTTGTGGACCCCGATTATTAAGGCTGCCGGCATTTACGCTGACTAA
- a CDS encoding pseudouridine synthase, producing the protein MKVNSEGVSASRVFLPGDQTYPNLLAFFVAQFPHIETDEWEQRFSDGLILNLDGQCLTARDACQPNTHLLYFRRLARAPEIPFQETILYHDGHILVADKPHFLPVTPSGLYLHQTLLNRLKKITGMQDLSPIHRIDRDTAGLAIFSINPGERAQYQNLFSDRAVRKVYEAIAPYSQDLAERLPMTRQSRIEESEHFLQMSEVPGKPNSDTLIELLEVKVEWAKYRLTLGSCKKTSTAVSFECFGYSH; encoded by the coding sequence ATGAAGGTTAATTCAGAAGGGGTCTCGGCATCGCGGGTATTTTTGCCTGGTGATCAAACCTATCCGAATTTACTGGCATTTTTTGTTGCTCAATTTCCTCATATCGAGACAGATGAATGGGAGCAACGCTTTAGTGATGGCTTAATCTTAAATCTAGATGGTCAATGTTTGACGGCAAGAGACGCTTGCCAGCCTAATACCCATCTGCTGTATTTCAGGAGATTGGCGAGAGCGCCTGAAATTCCGTTTCAAGAAACTATTTTGTATCACGATGGGCATATTCTGGTGGCAGATAAACCCCATTTTCTGCCTGTTACTCCGAGTGGTTTGTACTTGCATCAAACCTTACTTAATCGTCTTAAGAAGATAACGGGCATGCAAGATCTCAGCCCCATTCATCGGATTGATCGAGATACCGCGGGCCTAGCGATCTTTTCAATCAATCCAGGCGAACGAGCGCAATACCAAAATTTGTTCAGCGATAGGGCGGTTAGAAAAGTCTATGAGGCGATAGCGCCATATTCTCAAGATCTAGCCGAACGGCTACCAATGACACGTCAAAGCCGCATAGAAGAGTCAGAACATTTCTTGCAAATGAGCGAAGTTCCGGGCAAGCCCAATTCAGATACCCTGATTGAGCTTCTAGAGGTTAAGGTTGAGTGGGCAAAATATCGATTGACGCTTGGTAGCTGTAAAAAAACATCAACTGCGGTGTCATTTGAATGCTTTGGGTATTCCCATTAA
- a CDS encoding diacylglycerol kinase, producing the protein MLTVLSFALLAVEALSTAIEKICDHLTLDLHPEIKIIKDLVAAAVFIIVLTIILLFVRFLSPFA; encoded by the coding sequence TTGTTAACGGTTCTATCATTTGCGCTTTTGGCTGTAGAGGCTTTGAGTACCGCCATTGAAAAAATATGCGATCACTTAACATTAGATCTGCATCCCGAAATCAAAATCATTAAAGATCTTGTGGCGGCTGCGGTATTTATTATTGTATTGACAATCATCTTATTGTTTGTCAGATTTTTATCTCCATTCGCATAA